A section of the Pseudomonas flavescens genome encodes:
- a CDS encoding WD40/YVTN/BNR-like repeat-containing protein produces MSEPILRRIRGGKSVQPVLQALSLCALLVAAAPLVQAQAPDEAVSYSVPSAKAVSSLLLDIAHAGKRLVAVGERGHILYSDNDGTSWEQAKVPTRQMLTAVFFVDDKHGWAVGHDALVLATTDGGATWVKQFEDLQREAPLLDVWFKDLQHGFAIGAYGALLQTSDGGATWEDVSDRLDNEDAYHLNGIAEVKDTGLFIVGEMGSLFRSVDGGETWETLEGPYQGSLFGVLATGEPRGLLVYGLRGHLFQSTDGGDSWQQIPLATASGGTLEFGLASAALLDNGSIVVVGHGGSVLTSSDRGHSFSVFNRPDRVSLAGVTAGADGKLILVGQGGVRLTSSTGANPGQQ; encoded by the coding sequence ATGAGTGAGCCCATTTTGCGGCGCATCAGGGGCGGGAAAAGCGTGCAGCCGGTGCTGCAGGCACTATCGCTGTGCGCGCTGCTGGTGGCCGCCGCGCCGCTCGTGCAGGCGCAAGCCCCTGACGAGGCCGTCAGCTATTCGGTGCCTTCGGCAAAGGCCGTGTCCAGCCTGTTGCTCGATATCGCTCACGCTGGCAAACGCCTGGTGGCGGTCGGTGAGCGCGGCCACATCCTCTATTCCGATAACGATGGCACGAGCTGGGAGCAGGCCAAGGTACCGACCCGGCAGATGCTCACTGCGGTGTTCTTCGTCGATGACAAGCACGGCTGGGCGGTCGGCCACGACGCCCTGGTATTGGCGACCACCGATGGCGGTGCCACCTGGGTCAAGCAGTTCGAGGACCTGCAGCGCGAGGCGCCGTTGCTCGACGTCTGGTTCAAGGATCTGCAACACGGCTTCGCCATCGGCGCCTACGGGGCGCTGCTGCAAACCAGCGATGGTGGCGCCACCTGGGAAGATGTCAGCGACCGTCTCGACAACGAGGACGCCTATCACCTCAACGGCATCGCCGAGGTGAAGGACACCGGTCTGTTCATCGTCGGCGAGATGGGCAGTCTGTTTCGCTCCGTCGATGGCGGCGAAACCTGGGAGACTCTGGAGGGCCCGTACCAGGGGTCGCTGTTCGGCGTGCTGGCCACCGGCGAGCCCCGCGGCCTGCTGGTCTATGGCCTGCGCGGGCACCTGTTCCAGTCCACCGACGGCGGTGACAGTTGGCAGCAGATCCCGTTGGCTACCGCCAGCGGCGGCACCCTGGAGTTTGGCCTGGCCAGCGCGGCCTTGCTCGATAACGGCAGTATCGTGGTGGTCGGGCATGGCGGCAGCGTGCTAACCAGCAGCGATCGCGGCCACAGCTTCAGCGTGTTCAATCGCCCGGATCGGGTGTCGCTGGCGGGCGTGACCGCAGGTGCCGATGGCAAGCTGATTCTGGTCGGGCAGGGCGGCGTACGCCTGACCTCGTCGACCGGTGCCAATCCAGGCCAACAATAA
- a CDS encoding DUF1302 domain-containing protein, with product MRIKSFEPALRLVPAKAGYALASVLPLLVTVPVQAAEFSFVDNEISGSLDTTLSYGQLWRVQGQSRSNDDVNVNDGNRNFDTGLVSEVFKITSDLEMNYQNYGLFVRGTAFYDTRIMDKRNDFNSGNRPTQPSQNFPNDDSFTRDTRHKAGRDAQILDAYVYGNWDVAERPVSARLGRQVFNWGEGVFYRGGVNTSNPVDGARFRLPGSEIKEVLIPVEAVSFNIGLTDNLSMETFYQFNWKETAIDPVGSYFSETDLFAEGGNTAYSRLPALLPLAGLYGGLGATGGLQGGRNIDGNGYIKVASIGKDINARNDGQFGVAFRYIAEQLNSTEFGFYFVNYHAKEPTAAADLGSYPGLNLAAIQAAATPAIQQSVASAVGLTVPQLQGAIAADPTGGLANAYRNALSSAVGGIATIDVANSINARREYVEDIRMYGFSFNTTLGNASLFGELSYRPNLPIGVAATNDLLGDLLRQAPQVVQGQQVNIGGNALQLGEQIHNYERVEAYNASLGSIYNFGPSLGFDALTGVAELASEHLRGSDLKYTAYDGSTRYYAGRGDSSYAFGYGRSYQVNKNAYGYTLVLSGTWNDVVAGVNLSPFVVYKDDFEGNSYQTGNFVEGRKAYTLGMKANYMNSLEAELQYTEFSGGGNNNAVRDRDNVGVNVKYSF from the coding sequence ATGCGTATCAAGTCCTTTGAGCCGGCCTTGCGCCTGGTGCCGGCGAAGGCGGGTTATGCCCTGGCCAGCGTGTTACCGCTGCTGGTCACGGTGCCCGTACAGGCGGCGGAGTTCAGCTTCGTCGACAACGAAATCAGCGGCTCGCTCGACACCACGCTGTCCTACGGGCAGCTGTGGCGTGTGCAGGGGCAGAGCAGAAGCAACGACGACGTCAACGTCAACGACGGCAATCGCAATTTCGATACCGGGCTGGTTTCCGAGGTGTTCAAGATCACCTCCGACCTGGAAATGAATTACCAGAACTACGGCCTCTTCGTGCGTGGCACGGCATTCTATGACACCCGGATCATGGACAAGCGCAACGACTTCAACAGCGGTAACAGGCCCACTCAGCCGAGCCAGAACTTCCCCAACGATGACAGCTTCACTCGCGATACTCGGCACAAGGCCGGACGCGATGCGCAGATCCTCGATGCCTACGTGTATGGCAACTGGGATGTCGCCGAGCGTCCGGTCAGTGCGCGTCTGGGTCGGCAGGTGTTCAACTGGGGCGAGGGCGTGTTCTATCGCGGTGGCGTGAACACCAGCAACCCGGTGGACGGCGCGCGCTTCCGTCTACCAGGTTCGGAGATCAAGGAAGTGCTGATCCCCGTCGAGGCGGTCAGTTTCAATATTGGCCTGACCGACAACCTGTCGATGGAGACCTTCTACCAGTTCAACTGGAAGGAAACCGCCATCGACCCGGTGGGCAGCTACTTCTCCGAGACCGACCTGTTCGCCGAGGGTGGCAATACCGCCTATTCGCGCCTGCCGGCGCTGCTTCCGCTGGCCGGGTTGTATGGTGGCCTGGGTGCCACGGGTGGTCTGCAGGGTGGTCGCAACATCGACGGCAACGGTTACATCAAGGTGGCGTCCATCGGCAAGGACATCAATGCCAGGAACGATGGTCAGTTCGGCGTGGCCTTTCGCTATATCGCCGAGCAGTTGAACTCGACCGAGTTCGGTTTCTACTTCGTCAATTACCACGCCAAGGAGCCGACCGCTGCGGCCGATCTGGGCAGCTATCCCGGGCTGAATCTCGCGGCCATTCAGGCGGCTGCAACGCCAGCCATCCAGCAGTCGGTAGCCAGCGCGGTCGGGCTGACGGTGCCCCAGCTGCAGGGCGCCATCGCGGCCGATCCTACCGGTGGCCTGGCCAATGCCTACCGCAATGCACTCTCCAGTGCCGTGGGCGGGATTGCCACCATCGACGTCGCCAACAGCATCAACGCCCGCCGCGAGTACGTCGAAGATATCCGCATGTACGGCTTCAGCTTCAATACCACCCTGGGCAATGCCTCGCTGTTCGGTGAGCTGTCCTATCGGCCGAACCTGCCGATCGGTGTCGCCGCCACCAACGACCTGCTCGGCGATCTGCTGCGTCAGGCGCCGCAAGTGGTGCAAGGCCAGCAGGTGAATATCGGTGGCAACGCTCTGCAGCTTGGCGAGCAGATCCACAACTACGAGCGTGTCGAGGCCTACAACGCCTCGCTGGGCAGCATCTACAACTTCGGCCCGTCGCTGGGGTTCGATGCGCTGACCGGCGTGGCCGAACTGGCCTCCGAGCACCTGCGCGGCAGCGACCTGAAGTACACCGCCTACGATGGCTCGACCCGCTACTACGCCGGGCGTGGTGATTCCTCCTACGCGTTCGGTTATGGCCGCAGTTATCAGGTCAACAAGAACGCCTATGGTTACACCCTGGTGCTGTCGGGCACCTGGAACGACGTCGTGGCCGGGGTCAATCTGTCGCCCTTCGTCGTCTACAAGGATGACTTCGAGGGCAACTCCTACCAGACCGGTAATTTCGTCGAAGGCCGCAAGGCTTACACCCTCGGCATGAAGGCCAACTACATGAACAGCCTGGAAGCCGAGCTGCAGTACACCGAGTTTTCCGGTGGCGGTAACAACAACGCCGTGCGCGACCGCGACAATGTCGGCGTCAACGTCAAATACTCCTTCTGA
- a CDS encoding DUF1329 domain-containing protein, with protein MLNLKGVAVALVLLAGNAQAAVSPQDAARLGTSLMPLGGEKAGNAAGTIPAWTGGITQAPAGYQGSGKHHVDPFANDKPLFTITKANLQQYRDNLTPGQIALFEAYPDTYQMPVYTSRRSGSAPQWVYDNTAKNALSAKLLDGGNGFADAYGGIPFPIPQSGVEALWNHIARYRGTYIVRRASEVAVQRNGSYSLVTSQQEAMFKFYDPKGSYANLNNILFYYLSFTRSPARLAGGAVLVHETLDQVKEPRQAWGYNAGQRRVRRAPNLAYDTPISAADGLRTADDTDMFNGAPDRYDWKLVGKKEIYIPYNNYKVTSPQVKYEDLLQVGHLNPAFTRNELHRVWVVEGTLKPGARHIYSKRTLYLDEDSWQAAVVDQYDGRGELWRVSLAYLKNYYELPTTWSALDVFHDLQARRYHVQNLDNEEANTIDFSQPAVDDGYFTPAALRRRGTR; from the coding sequence ATGCTGAACCTCAAAGGCGTCGCAGTCGCGCTGGTGCTGCTGGCCGGTAACGCCCAGGCGGCTGTTTCGCCTCAGGATGCGGCCAGGCTGGGCACCAGCCTGATGCCACTTGGCGGCGAAAAGGCCGGCAACGCAGCGGGCACCATTCCGGCCTGGACAGGCGGGATCACCCAGGCACCGGCTGGTTATCAAGGCTCGGGCAAGCACCATGTCGATCCTTTCGCGAACGACAAGCCGCTGTTCACCATCACCAAGGCCAACCTGCAGCAGTACCGGGACAACCTCACGCCTGGGCAGATCGCACTGTTCGAAGCCTACCCGGATACCTACCAGATGCCGGTGTACACCAGTCGCCGTTCCGGTTCGGCGCCGCAGTGGGTCTACGACAACACGGCGAAGAACGCGCTCAGCGCCAAGCTGCTCGACGGCGGCAACGGCTTCGCCGATGCCTACGGTGGCATCCCGTTCCCGATCCCGCAGAGCGGTGTCGAGGCGCTGTGGAACCACATCGCCCGTTATCGCGGTACCTACATCGTACGGCGTGCCTCGGAAGTGGCGGTGCAGCGCAATGGCTCCTACTCGCTGGTCACCTCGCAGCAGGAGGCGATGTTCAAGTTCTACGACCCCAAGGGCAGTTACGCCAACCTGAACAACATCCTCTTCTACTACCTGTCGTTCACCCGCAGCCCGGCGCGTCTGGCTGGTGGCGCGGTGTTGGTCCACGAGACCCTCGATCAGGTCAAGGAGCCGCGTCAGGCCTGGGGGTACAACGCCGGTCAGCGCCGTGTGCGGCGAGCACCTAATCTCGCCTATGACACGCCGATCTCCGCAGCCGATGGCCTGCGTACCGCCGATGACACCGACATGTTCAACGGCGCTCCGGATCGTTACGACTGGAAGCTGGTCGGCAAGAAGGAAATCTACATCCCCTACAACAACTACAAGGTCACCAGCCCGCAGGTCAAATACGAGGATCTGCTGCAGGTCGGTCACCTCAATCCGGCTTTCACCCGCAATGAGCTGCACCGGGTGTGGGTCGTGGAGGGCACGCTCAAGCCCGGCGCCCGGCACATCTATTCCAAGCGAACCCTGTATCTCGACGAAGACAGCTGGCAGGCTGCGGTGGTCGATCAGTACGATGGTCGGGGGGAATTGTGGCGCGTGTCTCTGGCGTATCTGAAGAACTACTATGAGCTGCCGACTACCTGGTCTGCGCTGGATGTCTTCCACGATCTGCAGGCGCGTCGCTACCACGTACAGAATCTGGATAACGAAGAAGCCAATACCATCGACTTCAGTCAGCCTGCCGTCGATGATGGCTACTTCACGCCGGCAGCGCTGCGCCGCCGCGGGACTCGCTGA